A stretch of the Aminipila terrae genome encodes the following:
- the xseA gene encoding exodeoxyribonuclease VII large subunit, with the protein MAIKPVRVSQLNAYIKRVLQTDPLLGNVSVLGEISNLKFHGTGHVYFTLKDENSKINCFLPAENFQHLRFELADGMEITAEGYIYLYEKGGTYSLNIRDIQISGLGNLSIAFEKLKEKLLKQGLFDEKYKKPIPFFPNKIVVITSESGAAVRDIIKIIKIRNNIVDVLVYPVLVQGPNAAPDIAEAIKQVNLLFPETDTIIVGRGGGSIEELWAFNEEIVARSIFESKIPVISAVGHEIDFTISDFVADKRAETPTAAAQIAVPDVNELRNYILQLKDNLQHQIYSFIRDKELQLQSCNIQALTSKLEHRITIQKNYIDSQYKELFTLLNSLVSNDKNKIDSIKAQLEALNPRNIMARGYSALTDNKGKLINSVEALKVDDVFKVILRDGSIEGTVKEIRKDK; encoded by the coding sequence ATGGCAATAAAGCCAGTAAGAGTTTCACAGCTAAATGCATATATAAAAAGGGTGCTGCAAACAGATCCGCTTTTAGGTAATGTTTCAGTATTAGGCGAGATTTCTAATTTGAAATTCCATGGAACCGGTCATGTATATTTTACCCTTAAAGATGAGAATAGTAAGATAAACTGCTTTTTACCTGCAGAAAATTTTCAGCATTTACGTTTTGAACTGGCCGATGGGATGGAAATTACTGCTGAAGGGTATATATATTTATATGAAAAAGGTGGTACATATTCTTTAAATATAAGGGATATTCAAATATCCGGGCTGGGAAATTTAAGTATTGCTTTCGAAAAATTGAAGGAAAAGCTTTTAAAACAGGGATTGTTCGATGAAAAATATAAAAAGCCCATTCCTTTTTTTCCAAATAAAATAGTAGTTATAACTTCAGAATCGGGAGCTGCTGTCAGGGATATCATAAAAATAATAAAAATAAGGAATAATATAGTCGATGTTCTGGTTTATCCTGTATTGGTCCAGGGACCAAATGCTGCACCAGATATAGCAGAAGCCATAAAGCAGGTTAATCTGTTATTTCCTGAAACGGATACCATTATTGTAGGCCGGGGAGGAGGCTCTATAGAAGAGCTATGGGCATTTAATGAAGAAATTGTAGCAAGGAGCATATTTGAATCAAAAATTCCTGTGATTTCAGCAGTTGGACATGAAATTGATTTTACAATTTCTGATTTCGTAGCGGATAAACGAGCAGAAACTCCGACGGCAGCTGCACAAATAGCGGTTCCAGATGTTAATGAACTCCGGAATTATATTTTACAGCTAAAAGACAATTTGCAGCATCAGATTTATTCTTTTATCCGGGATAAGGAACTTCAGCTTCAGAGCTGTAATATACAAGCATTAACCTCAAAGCTGGAACACAGAATTACTATTCAAAAAAATTATATAGATAGCCAGTATAAAGAATTGTTTACGCTTTTAAATTCGTTGGTATCCAATGATAAAAATAAAATTGATTCAATCAAAGCCCAGCTGGAAGCTTTAAATCCACGAAATATTATGGCAAGAGGTTACAGTGCCTTAACAGATAATAAAGGGAAATTAATTAATTCGGTAGAAGCATTAAAGGTTGATGATGTTTTTAAGGTTATATTGAGAGATGGCAGTATTGAAGGTACAGTGAAAGAAATAAGGAAGGATAAATAA